Below is a genomic region from Methanomassiliicoccales archaeon.
AGGACCTGGTAAAGCTGGCCAAGAAGAAGGACCTCACCGAGGACGAGGAAAAGGAGCTGCGAAAGCTATTCAAGAACGCCAGCCTGGTCCTGAAGTACAGCAAGAAGGCGTTGACAGCGCTGGCAGGACGAGGGATCGGCCCGGACACCGCCTCCAGGGTCCTGACCGGGTTCTTCGACAGCGAGGACGACTTCCTGCGGGAGATCCTCAGCGCCGAGATAAACTACGCCAAGACCAAGCGCTTCTGGGACTAAGGTCTCGCGCGGACCGGGTTGGTGAGCGTTCCGACGCCCTCGATCCTCATCTCGATCAGGTCCCCGGGAACGATCGGTCCGACACCGCTCGGCGTCCCTGTGGCGATGACATCCCCTTCCTCCAGCGTCATCCACTTGGAGATGAAGGCGATGAGCTCCTCGGGCGTATAGATCATCATCGACGTGTTGCCCTGCTGTCTTACTTTTCCGTTCACGCGGCACGATATCTCCAGATCGTGGATGCCGTGCGTTGCCGGCAGAGGCTTGGGCTCGGACATAGGCGCAAAGGTATCCATGCCCTTGCTCAGGGTCCAGGGCAATCCTGCCTTGCGGTAGGCGTTCTGGACGTCCCGGGCGGTAACGTCATTGAAGACCGCCAGACCGGAGACATGGTCCATCGCCCTTTCCTTCGGGATGTCCCTCCCGGTCCGGCCTATCACCAGCGCCAGTTCGACCTCGTGATCGACCCGGCCGACGCCACCGGGAATGAGGATGGCCTCCTCATTGCCGATCCTTGACGACATCGGCTTTAGAAAGATGACCGGTTCGGAGGGCACCTCATTCTTGAGCTCCTTGATATGCTCCCGATAGTTCTGGCCGATGCAGACGATCTTACCTTTCCTCATCTGGGCGCCCTCTATTGGAACGGATCTACCCCTTCCGTCCCGGCATCTCTCCGCTCGGACACGGTCTCGAACTTCATCAGAACGTTCATCCCTTTCAAAGTGGCATGCACCTTGTCCGCCAAATAGATCGCGTCGTCAAGGGTGGCATTCTTGTCCCATTTGTAGATGCCGTCATAGTTGCCCTTGGTCGGTTCAAAACCCAGGTTCCGGAGAGCGTCCAGTACCTCCGAGGGGCGTTTTCCCTCGGAACTGAACGTGACGGTGATGTACGTCAACATGAAGAGTAATACCAAACTCCGCTCCTTTAACGGTTACGGAGCCGCCTAATCGTCTTCCTTCGCGTTCGCGGTTTCGATGTGACCTTCGCCCCTGAACTTCCTGGCGATGATGTACATCTCGGACGAGCTGTCCCTTGATGCCTTCGGTGCGAACATGCGCACGTTGTCGAAGTACTTCTTCACCTCGGCGACGAACTCTTTGGTGTCCTGACCCTCGAATATCTTCATGACCAGTGTGCCGTTATCGACCAGCGTCTTCTTGGCAAACGCCAGTGCATACTCGCAAAGCTCGACCGATCTGGCCTGGTCAGTGTTGTAGGCCCCGGATATGTTGGGGCTCATGTCGGAAAGAACAACGTCGGCCTTCCCTGCGATCATGTAGAGTAGCTTATCGACGGTCTCCTGCTTCCTTATGTCCCCTCGGATCGTCTCCACCATTCCGTCCACGGGCGCAATGCTCTGCAGGTCCACTCCGACGACATGGCCAGATTCCGTTACTCTTTCAGATGCGACCTGTAGCCAACCACCCGGAGCCGCCCCCAGGTCCACGACCACATGTCCAGGTTTCATGATATGGAAACGGTCATCGATCTGGATGAGCTTGAAGGAGGCACGGCTACGATAGTCCAGCTGCTTCGCCTTACGGTAGTAGAAGTCCTTTCGGCGGGCCGAGAGCCAGTTCTTCGACATAACATCCGTTCGATGCAATCCCGAGATAAAATGTTTGTCATTGCGACTCCTCGGCCTTGAGTTAAGAATCACTAGCTCCGAAGACCTATTTGATGCAATAGAAACCGGCCTGCATGTATGAATACCAAAGCATCTCCACCGCCTCAAATCCGATCTCCCGGTAAAGCTCTAGATGCTCCTGGACAGTTATCGGGAAATATTCCTTGTCAAATCTGGCCAGATGAGCGGTCACCTCCGTCCTGCTCTTGCCGCTCTCCAACTGAAAACGTTCCCAGTACCTTTTTCCGATATCGATGCCCTGAACGGTGAACGGCCTCACGTTCTCGAACGTGACGTATGCACCACCAATGGACAGTAGGTCGTAGCAGGCTGCCACCGCCCTCTTCCTCCCCTCTCTGGAGAGATAGTGATGGCATTGTACGGCCGTTATCACGTCTGGCCTTTCGGTCACCAAGCATTTCAGTTCCTGAGAGCAGGAGGGCTTAAGGAACCTCACCCTCGCTTGACCACCGAGCTTTCTACGTGCCTGTCCTAGCATCACATCGGATGGGTCGACAAGGATGAAATGGGTGTCAGGAAAGACGTTCAAGGCCGAATTCACCAACGTGCCGGTGCCGCAGCCAGTATCGAGCCAGAGCCTTGGCGGCCTTTCCAAAGACCGGACCAGGTTTATCGTTTCCTTGGCGATCTGATCATAGTATGGAATTGTTCTGATGATCTGGGCATCATAGTCGCCAGGAGCATGAGGGAGCGGGCGTTCGTCCATTTCCCTCGGAAATGGGGTTAGATCATAGATAAGATAGCGGTCCTCTGATGAGATGTTGGCGTCGATGAAAGACTATTTAGACGCCGGACCGATTTACCTCCGGTGCCTTACATGACACAGAATGACTGGACGTACGCCCGTGCGGGTGTCGATATTGAACAAAAGTCCCGTTCCATCGCATCACTTGTCAACAGGCTCACCTACCGCAGGACTGGAAAAGGAAGGGTCATTGACATCAAGGGACAGTTCACCAGTCTGATCGATTTTGAGGGCACTATCCTCACGTTGTGCACGGATGGGGTCGGCACCAAACTGCTGATCGCTGAGGCATTGGACAAATGGGACACGGTCGGGATCGACTGCATGGCCATGAACGTGAATGACACGATATGCGTCGGCGCCGAGCCGTTCGCGTTCGTGGATTACATAGCCATCGATAAGCCGGACGAGAGGATCACCGAACAGATCGGCATCGGCCTGGAGAAGGCCGCCGAGGATTGCAACGTGGACATCGTTGGCGGGGAGATAGCGGTCCTTCCGGAGATCGTGAAGGGCGTAGATCTCTCCGGCACCGCACTGGGTTGGCTGGATAAGGACAAGATCGTGGATGGAAGCGGGGTCCAGATCGGCGACGCCATCATCGGGCTCAGGTCGTCTGGAATACATTCCAACGGGATGACCCTGGCCAGGAAGGTCCTGGAATCGGCCGAGATCGGGCTGGACCAGAAGTTCGACCGGTTGGGAAAGACCATCGGTAGGGAGTTGTTGACACCGACCGAGCTCTACGTCAAGAAAGTGGTCGAACTGGTCGACAAGGTCAAGGTCCATGGCATGGTAGATGTGACCGGGGGCGGGTTGAAGAACTTCGTCCGCCTGAAGAAAGAAGTTTTCTTCGAGATATCGGAACCTATCAAACCGCAACCGGTGTTCGACATCATCTCGGAACTGGGCAACGTCAGCCCCACTGAGATGTACAAGACGTTCAACATGGGAATGGGCTACGGTATAGTGTTGCCGCAGGAAAATGTGAAGAAGGCTCTGCAGGTCCTGGGAGAAGGGGCGAAGGTCGTCGGCCAGGCATCCAAGGGCAGCGGGGTCGGAATCCCGTCATTAGGCGTTCACTACGAGACATATTGAAATGAAACGAATTTCCCTCAATTCCCGTTCGCTAGGCTCGGAGTTCGCCGGCTTCGAGCGGGAGCTGATGAGGCCCGACCGGCACGCTGGCTGGGTGAAGTTCATAGCGGAGGGCGTCATCCGGCTAAGGCGTTCACCGTTCTCAGAGCACTATTCGGACAGCTACTACTACGTTCCCGAGGACATACATCTGCACGAAGGAGAGCTGGTCGACCTCAATGTCGGTCCGCTGCGATGGGCGGGGATCAAGATCGAGGATGGGTCGGTATTCCCGTCGTTCAAGGCCTCCTACCGGGACGTACGGAGCTATGAGAAGGGCGTCCTCAGGCTTCCCAGGCCCCGGATAGACGCTAAGGATTTCCAGTATTTCCTGACCGAGCAATGGAGGAACGCGGAATATGATGACCTGGGGAAATCCCTGGCGTTGCAGCTGCTTTCCTGCCCCTCGGATGTCTACGGGAACGGCGGAATCGGCGCCCAGTCGATCTGCCTATCCACGAAAAAAGGCCCCCTGCTTGATCTGAAATCGACCATCCGCAACAACCTGCCTGTCGAGTTCACCGGGAAGAGCGATCGCTACCGCTTCGACGTCATTGAGAGGGAAGAGCAGACCGGGGAACTGCAGGAGAACCTCGGACAGACGTCGGCAAGGGAAACTTCGTTCAACTTCCTGACGGTCATGAACCCGATCGCAGACCCGCTGCCGGTCCAAGTGCCTACCACCATCATCAACGCCCACAAGGTCGGCGTCGAGAAGGAGCAGAACCTGGATGTCCTGGAGTACCTGCTATACTCTCTGATGCTGCACCCGGTCATCAAACGCTCCTCCGTCAACGAGATCGAAGCCGGGATGAGGCTGGTGAAGGAACAGGTGGAACCGGAATCGGTGGAACTGGACCTGCCGATTGACCGGTATGCCATCACCAAGCTGGCCATGGCGCTATGCAGGCTCGAGGGCAGAGAGGAGATCGATGATTCGTCGTTCTCCAAGAGCAGGGACGTCTTCTTTGACCTCTACCGCGAATTCCTGGACACCAAGAAGGACCAGTTCGGGCCAGGTAAGAGCTCTTTCGGAAGGAAGGGCGTCAGGTCTCAGGTATCAGGACAGTTGGATGCGAACGATCTCATCCTGTTATCATACGTCAGAAAGATATCTAGGCAGCAGGGCAAGGAGTATGTAACGGTACAGGACCTGAAGGACGAACTGGGAAAGAAGCGTTACCAGCGCTTCGACCTGGACCGTTCATTGGAGCGGCTGAACGTGTTTGGACGCGTCTTACGGAGCGAGAATATGAGCGCGTTCAAGCCGATCGACCTGGACTGATGTCGACTACTTTGACCGGTCGTGTACTTTATGTGCGATGACGGCGACGCAGGCACCCAGAGCCGTGCACGTCTCCATCGAATACTCGCCGAACGTTATGTCCATGTGATTGGGGGCCATCTCGTGGATGTCCTTGGGAACTCCTTTCGGCCCGGCACCAAAGACCAGGCAGA
It encodes:
- a CDS encoding fumarylacetoacetate hydrolase family protein; the protein is MRKGKIVCIGQNYREHIKELKNEVPSEPVIFLKPMSSRIGNEEAILIPGGVGRVDHEVELALVIGRTGRDIPKERAMDHVSGLAVFNDVTARDVQNAYRKAGLPWTLSKGMDTFAPMSEPKPLPATHGIHDLEISCRVNGKVRQQGNTSMMIYTPEELIAFISKWMTLEEGDVIATGTPSGVGPIVPGDLIEMRIEGVGTLTNPVRARP
- a CDS encoding RlmE family RNA methyltransferase; the protein is MSKNWLSARRKDFYYRKAKQLDYRSRASFKLIQIDDRFHIMKPGHVVVDLGAAPGGWLQVASERVTESGHVVGVDLQSIAPVDGMVETIRGDIRKQETVDKLLYMIAGKADVVLSDMSPNISGAYNTDQARSVELCEYALAFAKKTLVDNGTLVMKIFEGQDTKEFVAEVKKYFDNVRMFAPKASRDSSSEMYIIARKFRGEGHIETANAKEDD
- a CDS encoding class I SAM-dependent methyltransferase, producing the protein MDERPLPHAPGDYDAQIIRTIPYYDQIAKETINLVRSLERPPRLWLDTGCGTGTLVNSALNVFPDTHFILVDPSDVMLGQARRKLGGQARVRFLKPSCSQELKCLVTERPDVITAVQCHHYLSREGRKRAVAACYDLLSIGGAYVTFENVRPFTVQGIDIGKRYWERFQLESGKSRTEVTAHLARFDKEYFPITVQEHLELYREIGFEAVEMLWYSYMQAGFYCIK
- the purM gene encoding phosphoribosylformylglycinamidine cyclo-ligase, with amino-acid sequence MTQNDWTYARAGVDIEQKSRSIASLVNRLTYRRTGKGRVIDIKGQFTSLIDFEGTILTLCTDGVGTKLLIAEALDKWDTVGIDCMAMNVNDTICVGAEPFAFVDYIAIDKPDERITEQIGIGLEKAAEDCNVDIVGGEIAVLPEIVKGVDLSGTALGWLDKDKIVDGSGVQIGDAIIGLRSSGIHSNGMTLARKVLESAEIGLDQKFDRLGKTIGRELLTPTELYVKKVVELVDKVKVHGMVDVTGGGLKNFVRLKKEVFFEISEPIKPQPVFDIISELGNVSPTEMYKTFNMGMGYGIVLPQENVKKALQVLGEGAKVVGQASKGSGVGIPSLGVHYETY